One window from the genome of Streptomyces cadmiisoli encodes:
- a CDS encoding SAM-dependent methyltransferase — MPTYEVKSIATVVGGHTRVQDDYQGGVESTIRLDDAYPLETLQGIEEFSHLTVTWRFHLARPEDVQLHARSPRGNQNWPATGTFVHRNHRRPNQLAVSYPRLLKVEGRDLLVTDLDAVDGTPVIDLAPYFEQMGPQGPIRQPAWPGEMLEPNYWAKASERPSARPL, encoded by the coding sequence ATGCCGACCTACGAGGTCAAGTCGATCGCAACGGTCGTCGGCGGCCACACCCGCGTACAGGACGACTACCAAGGCGGGGTCGAATCGACCATCCGGCTCGACGACGCGTATCCCCTGGAAACGCTGCAAGGAATTGAGGAGTTCTCTCACCTGACCGTGACCTGGCGCTTCCATCTGGCCCGACCCGAAGACGTCCAGCTCCACGCACGCAGTCCAAGGGGAAACCAGAACTGGCCGGCGACCGGTACGTTCGTCCACCGTAACCACCGGCGCCCCAACCAACTGGCGGTCAGTTACCCGCGGTTGCTCAAGGTCGAAGGCAGGGACCTCCTGGTCACCGATCTCGACGCCGTCGACGGGACGCCCGTGATCGACCTGGCACCGTACTTCGAACAGATGGGGCCTCAGGGCCCGATCCGTCAGCCCGCATGGCCTGGCGAGATGCTTGAACCGAACTACTGGGCGAAGGCAAGCGAACGGCCCTCCGCGCGTCCCCTGTAG
- a CDS encoding roadblock/LC7 domain-containing protein, which yields MSTHPAMDNVTGDAPVTETTASGQRDNMAWLLRQFASDVPGVTHAVLLSRDGLRLLDSDVDKDWADELSAALSGVASLAANITGPSHKKRPARQVIIERDDCLFFVQSAGRSAAFDNHPGNERGEVDTILAVIATTDVDAGTVGFEMGRLVQKFAPYMLIPVRVGTGGEVR from the coding sequence ATGAGCACCCACCCCGCGATGGACAACGTGACCGGCGACGCGCCCGTAACCGAGACAACTGCAAGCGGACAGCGGGACAACATGGCCTGGCTGCTGCGTCAGTTCGCCTCCGACGTCCCGGGCGTCACGCACGCCGTCCTGCTGTCGCGCGACGGACTGCGGCTGTTGGACAGCGACGTCGACAAGGACTGGGCGGACGAACTGTCGGCCGCCCTCAGCGGAGTTGCCTCCCTCGCGGCGAACATCACCGGCCCCAGCCACAAGAAGAGGCCGGCCCGGCAGGTCATCATCGAGCGCGACGACTGCCTCTTCTTCGTTCAAAGCGCCGGGCGTAGCGCGGCCTTCGACAACCATCCCGGCAACGAACGCGGTGAGGTGGACACGATCCTCGCCGTCATCGCAACCACGGACGTCGATGCGGGCACCGTCGGGTTCGAGATGGGGCGCCTCGTCCAGAAGTTCGCCCCCTACATGCTGATCCCGGTCCGCGTCGGCACGGGCGGAGAGGTCCGGTGA
- a CDS encoding acyl-CoA dehydrogenase family protein — translation MSATPTTPPPALRPYLTARHEVLWDEADAFAAEHIASRAARMEAAPGRVERKVADLMAARGWFAVTIPASFGGLGAGHVAKTILVHRVARISAAAAAILQATLIPVGALLHFATYEQKGRWLPRVADGSLLLSIAVTEPQAGGHIGGIEATAERAGSEWVITGRKVHIGNSHLAGAHLVVARTAEAGVSTSQALTAFMVESSRRGLSVPEHRPGLGLHGFSAGRLDLDHVRVPEDNVVGEIGQGLSVAQSSSILYGRPNLAAVSLGIHEAVVAATTARLKTRPRYRASLSDLPVLRDRIGGMEARLRAGRILAYQSVHLLDQGLPCDADLINAKYLGHQWAAQSAQDAMELHGAHAFDRDYVLQRLWRDIQHTYPPAGTGEVQRIRLADAAFDEDHIQWSERLAAEAAWARPDPTAA, via the coding sequence ATGTCCGCCACACCCACTACACCGCCACCGGCGCTGCGCCCCTACCTCACCGCCCGCCACGAAGTGCTGTGGGACGAGGCGGATGCCTTCGCCGCCGAGCACATCGCGTCGCGCGCCGCGCGTATGGAGGCCGCTCCGGGCAGGGTGGAGCGCAAGGTCGCCGACCTGATGGCCGCACGGGGCTGGTTCGCCGTCACCATCCCGGCCTCCTTCGGCGGGCTGGGTGCCGGACATGTGGCCAAGACCATCCTGGTCCACCGCGTCGCGCGGATCTCGGCGGCTGCCGCAGCCATCCTGCAGGCCACCCTTATCCCCGTCGGCGCCCTGCTGCACTTCGCCACCTACGAGCAGAAGGGCCGCTGGCTGCCCCGTGTCGCGGACGGTTCCCTGCTGCTATCGATCGCCGTGACCGAACCACAGGCTGGCGGACACATCGGTGGCATCGAAGCCACAGCCGAACGCGCCGGCAGCGAGTGGGTGATCACCGGCCGCAAGGTCCATATCGGCAATAGTCACCTCGCCGGTGCCCACCTCGTCGTCGCCCGCACCGCCGAAGCGGGCGTAAGCACCTCCCAGGCGCTGACCGCGTTCATGGTCGAATCAAGCCGCCGCGGGCTCTCGGTCCCCGAGCACCGCCCCGGCCTTGGTCTGCACGGCTTCTCCGCCGGCCGACTCGACCTCGATCACGTCCGTGTTCCCGAGGACAACGTGGTCGGAGAGATCGGCCAGGGGCTGAGCGTGGCCCAGAGCAGCAGCATTCTGTACGGCCGTCCCAACCTGGCCGCCGTGAGCCTCGGCATTCACGAAGCGGTCGTGGCCGCCACTACTGCTCGTCTCAAGACCCGTCCTCGCTATCGGGCCAGCCTGTCCGACCTGCCCGTACTGCGGGACCGCATCGGTGGCATGGAGGCCCGCCTGCGCGCCGGCCGGATACTCGCCTACCAGTCCGTGCACCTTCTCGACCAGGGCCTGCCCTGCGACGCCGACCTGATCAACGCCAAGTACCTCGGCCACCAGTGGGCCGCGCAGTCGGCCCAGGACGCCATGGAACTGCACGGCGCCCACGCCTTCGACCGCGACTACGTCCTCCAGCGCTTGTGGCGCGACATCCAGCACACCTACCCGCCCGCCGGCACCGGCGAGGTCCAGCGCATACGCCTAGCCGACGCCGCCTTCGACGAGGACCACATCCAGTGGTCCGAACGCCTCGCCGCCGAAGCCGCCTGGGCACGCCCCGACCCGACCGCCGCATGA
- a CDS encoding glycoside hydrolase family 15 protein, which translates to MKRIRRIEQYGLIGDMQTSAHVCDDGSIDWLCLPRFDSPAVFTSLLGTQKHGTWRIAPAAPADRSSSEAVAERRYRGDSLVLESVWRTEAGSVRVRDFMPPRDGAPQVIRIVEGLTGEVSMISAMRPRPGYGSVSPWIHEVGGRMVAEAGADALWLDTCVPQVEKDGVMVSAFSVAAGQSVAFVLSWCPSHAAAPDVPDPEAALTETLTFWEDWTRECTYEGPYREAVVRSLIALKAMTYEPSGGIVAAPTTSLPEEIGGNRNWDYRFTWLRDASTTLAALLGTGYRQEAQAWRRWLLRAVAGDPENLQIMYGITGERDLRERELSWLPGYEGSTPVRVGNGAADQLQLDVYGEVIETLYLAHESGVARCADTAVLHQRLIEHLAQRWQEPDEGIWEIRGARRHFVHSKVMTWVAVDRTIRLTEAGALHIDVAPLIELRATIHHEVCTKGFDPVRNTFTQSYGSQELDAATLLIPRVGFLPPDDPRVIGTVDAVRRELASPDGLVRRYPTIGDRTGVDGLKGDEGTFVLCSFWLVDALALIGSHNEAHALFERLLALRNDLGLLAEEYDPVQQRQLGNFPQAFSHMGLIQSARLLQLLSTQSSHHRGAVPVPTPRSAPRSTRQICADLTPQHA; encoded by the coding sequence ATGAAACGGATTCGGCGCATCGAGCAGTACGGATTGATCGGCGACATGCAGACCAGTGCCCACGTCTGCGATGACGGTTCGATCGACTGGCTGTGCCTGCCCCGGTTCGACTCGCCGGCCGTCTTCACCAGCTTGCTCGGCACGCAGAAACACGGCACCTGGCGGATCGCTCCGGCCGCTCCTGCCGACCGTTCCAGCTCCGAAGCAGTCGCCGAGCGCCGGTACCGCGGTGACTCGCTCGTCCTCGAATCGGTATGGCGCACCGAGGCCGGTTCGGTCCGTGTCCGGGACTTCATGCCACCGCGCGACGGAGCACCGCAGGTGATCCGGATCGTCGAGGGCCTGACCGGTGAGGTCTCCATGATCTCGGCCATGCGTCCACGGCCGGGGTACGGAAGCGTCAGCCCGTGGATTCACGAAGTCGGTGGGCGCATGGTCGCGGAGGCCGGCGCGGACGCTCTGTGGCTCGACACCTGCGTCCCGCAGGTGGAGAAGGACGGCGTCATGGTCAGTGCTTTCTCCGTCGCCGCCGGGCAGAGCGTGGCGTTCGTCCTCAGCTGGTGCCCGTCCCACGCAGCGGCGCCCGACGTTCCCGACCCCGAGGCCGCGCTGACCGAGACACTCACGTTCTGGGAGGACTGGACACGGGAGTGCACCTACGAGGGGCCATATCGCGAGGCCGTGGTTCGATCCTTGATCGCGCTGAAGGCTATGACGTACGAGCCGAGCGGTGGGATCGTCGCGGCGCCGACCACGTCGCTGCCAGAGGAGATCGGCGGAAACCGGAACTGGGACTATCGCTTCACTTGGTTGCGGGACGCCTCCACGACGCTGGCCGCGCTCCTGGGGACCGGGTACCGGCAGGAGGCGCAGGCATGGCGGCGATGGCTCTTGCGCGCCGTGGCCGGTGATCCGGAAAACCTGCAGATCATGTACGGGATCACCGGAGAGCGTGACCTGCGGGAACGGGAGCTGTCCTGGCTGCCCGGCTACGAGGGCTCGACCCCGGTACGGGTCGGCAATGGGGCGGCGGACCAACTGCAGCTCGACGTGTACGGCGAGGTCATCGAGACCCTGTACCTCGCACACGAGAGCGGTGTCGCCCGCTGCGCCGACACCGCCGTGCTGCACCAGCGACTCATCGAGCACCTGGCACAGCGCTGGCAGGAGCCCGACGAGGGCATCTGGGAGATCCGCGGAGCACGCCGGCACTTCGTCCACTCCAAGGTGATGACCTGGGTGGCGGTCGACCGCACCATCCGCCTGACCGAGGCCGGTGCCCTCCACATCGACGTGGCCCCGTTGATCGAGCTGCGGGCAACCATCCACCACGAGGTCTGCACCAAGGGCTTCGATCCGGTGCGCAACACCTTCACCCAGTCCTACGGTTCCCAAGAGCTGGACGCCGCCACGCTGCTGATCCCCCGCGTCGGCTTCCTGCCGCCCGACGACCCCCGCGTCATCGGCACCGTGGACGCAGTGCGTCGTGAACTCGCCTCGCCGGACGGGCTCGTGCGCCGTTACCCGACCATCGGTGACCGTACCGGGGTGGACGGCCTGAAGGGCGATGAGGGCACCTTCGTCCTCTGCTCCTTCTGGCTCGTCGATGCCCTGGCTCTGATCGGCAGCCACAACGAGGCCCACGCCCTGTTCGAACGCCTCCTCGCTCTGCGCAACGACCTCGGGCTCCTTGCCGAGGAGTACGACCCCGTCCAACAGCGCCAGCTCGGCAACTTTCCGCAGGCGTTCAGTCACATGGGCCTGATCCAGAGCGCCCGGCTCCTTCAGCTCCTGTCGACGCAGTCCTCACACCATCGCGGCGCGGTCCCGGTTCCGACGCCCCGTTCGGCCCCACGCAGCACACGCCAGATCTGCGCAGACCTGACGCCGCAACACGCTTAG
- a CDS encoding DUF742 domain-containing protein: MSTHGRTTEESMFVRTYTLTRGRTRPRHLLGLETVLEAGRGRPGPAQAEECEEILALCRERRRSVVELAGRLGRPVTAVKILVSDLLDADALVVPLTHPYADTGAESGPSTQLLAALSAGLKRKWPDAIAYPQAG; the protein is encoded by the coding sequence GTGAGCACACACGGCCGCACGACCGAGGAGTCGATGTTCGTGCGGACCTACACCCTGACGCGCGGGCGGACCAGGCCGCGGCACCTGCTCGGTCTGGAAACCGTGCTGGAAGCAGGACGGGGAAGGCCCGGCCCGGCCCAGGCCGAGGAATGCGAGGAGATCCTCGCCCTGTGCCGGGAGCGCCGACGATCGGTGGTCGAACTGGCGGGACGACTTGGCCGGCCCGTCACCGCCGTCAAGATCCTCGTCTCGGACCTCCTGGACGCCGACGCCTTGGTCGTCCCCCTCACCCACCCCTATGCCGACACAGGCGCGGAATCCGGTCCGTCTACCCAACTGCTGGCAGCCCTTTCAGCGGGCTTGAAGAGGAAGTGGCCTGATGCCATCGCCTACCCCCAGGCCGGATGA
- a CDS encoding Tat pathway signal protein, with amino-acid sequence MARERNVALAALLREAGWSQPQAAAAVARVAAESGVRELDAISRSHIAMWVQGTKPSGRAPHILRETLSRRLGRRLSLADLGLEEEPTGTTDSGSDWSVDPLTALAELGSDDLDMHRRKLLATAAYSAAGLALPTISWWAAAPAAAANRRPSSSRSVTQADIDDVRDLTVYYSARDQQRGGASGRKALASHLLDGAVPLLGGRFRTDQLRRDTYSAVAEMTYLAGWMAFDASEHRTAQRYLTIAARIAAEAGDGPLGGHVLRALAHQAVDLGHPRRALALADASMSRDRYGQASHREKALLAIVHARALASDGDRAGTLAAISRAERDLARADATEAPARVGFFQEASLAHETACALRDMGQPRDAEIHFKRSVATRRRQQFARTHSVTLGYLGAVQVQQGRLDEACATWNEALDAMAGIQSGRARDVIVRMQSDISPVRQRGGRYVAELDRRTRGMLRAIG; translated from the coding sequence ATGGCCCGTGAACGCAACGTCGCCCTCGCCGCACTTCTGCGCGAAGCAGGCTGGTCCCAGCCACAAGCAGCCGCCGCGGTGGCCCGCGTGGCCGCTGAGAGCGGAGTGCGCGAACTCGACGCGATCTCCCGCTCGCACATCGCCATGTGGGTCCAGGGCACAAAGCCCAGCGGCAGAGCACCGCATATCCTGCGCGAGACGCTGTCCCGCAGACTCGGCCGCCGCCTCTCCCTGGCTGATCTCGGGCTGGAAGAAGAGCCGACAGGCACGACCGACAGCGGTTCCGACTGGAGCGTCGACCCTCTGACCGCACTGGCCGAGCTGGGAAGCGACGATCTCGACATGCACCGACGCAAGCTGCTGGCCACCGCCGCCTACTCCGCGGCCGGCCTTGCCCTGCCCACTATCTCGTGGTGGGCAGCCGCCCCCGCTGCAGCGGCGAACCGCCGACCGTCCTCCTCGCGCTCGGTGACCCAGGCGGACATCGACGACGTCCGCGATCTCACGGTCTACTACTCCGCGCGCGACCAGCAGCGAGGCGGCGCATCCGGCCGCAAGGCCCTCGCCAGTCACCTGCTCGACGGTGCGGTACCGCTGCTCGGCGGCCGATTCCGCACAGATCAGCTCCGCCGCGACACGTACTCCGCCGTGGCGGAGATGACCTACCTCGCCGGTTGGATGGCCTTCGACGCCAGCGAACACCGCACTGCCCAGCGCTACCTCACCATTGCCGCCCGCATCGCGGCGGAAGCTGGAGACGGACCGCTCGGTGGTCACGTCCTGCGCGCCCTCGCCCACCAGGCCGTGGACCTCGGGCATCCACGCCGGGCACTGGCCCTGGCCGACGCCTCGATGTCCCGCGACCGCTACGGCCAGGCCAGCCATCGTGAAAAGGCGCTGCTGGCGATCGTCCATGCACGCGCCCTTGCGTCCGACGGCGACCGGGCCGGCACCCTCGCGGCCATTAGCCGCGCGGAGCGGGACCTCGCCCGCGCCGACGCCACTGAGGCACCGGCCCGCGTCGGCTTCTTCCAGGAAGCCTCCCTCGCCCACGAGACGGCCTGCGCTCTGCGCGACATGGGCCAGCCTCGCGACGCGGAGATCCACTTCAAGCGCAGCGTGGCCACGCGCCGACGCCAACAGTTCGCCCGTACCCACAGCGTGACGCTCGGCTACCTCGGCGCTGTCCAAGTCCAGCAGGGACGCCTCGACGAGGCATGCGCAACCTGGAACGAAGCACTCGACGCCATGGCCGGTATCCAGTCCGGGCGAGCCCGCGACGTCATCGTCCGCATGCAGAGCGACATCTCGCCCGTCCGGCAGCGCGGTGGTCGCTACGTCGCCGAACTGGACCGTCGCACGCGAGGCATGTTGCGCGCCATAGGCTGA
- a CDS encoding LuxR C-terminal-related transcriptional regulator — protein sequence MTPPVTTSAPITPLTPTLQRVAQHLANGCASQEIAAKTGLSAVTVRQYIRDIRASLHCPPRCKPPVIVHRLFTTQQVASPTADRPAPKLSPEQLLLLRAVAEHSDTRDIAVAAKLAPADQRAALDQLLADTGAQDTTELVVLAHGWQLLPAEQAAHATRNGASQ from the coding sequence GTGACCCCGCCCGTGACGACCAGCGCACCGATCACCCCTCTGACGCCGACGCTGCAGCGCGTCGCCCAACACCTCGCGAACGGCTGTGCATCCCAAGAGATCGCCGCGAAGACAGGGCTCTCGGCGGTCACCGTCCGCCAGTACATCCGCGACATCCGCGCGAGCCTCCACTGCCCGCCCCGCTGCAAGCCCCCCGTCATCGTGCACCGCCTGTTCACCACCCAGCAGGTGGCCTCTCCCACGGCGGACAGGCCAGCTCCGAAGCTCAGCCCCGAGCAGCTGCTGCTGTTGCGAGCCGTCGCTGAGCACAGCGATACGCGCGACATCGCCGTCGCCGCCAAGCTCGCCCCGGCCGACCAGCGCGCCGCGCTCGACCAGCTCCTCGCCGACACGGGTGCACAGGACACCACCGAACTGGTGGTCCTGGCGCACGGCTGGCAGCTGCTGCCGGCCGAGCAGGCAGCCCACGCGACGCGAAACGGGGCAAGCCAGTGA
- a CDS encoding GAF domain-containing protein has translation MSHHPNPNPYLASPTAPPALSLPRRGTRDAARGLITPPATAVTGPQTQQAPELAQRYELLNRLGVPTVASEDFDDLARDMAAKAGFLYGFVNLFLEEQTFVGLHQPPADSGYFIVGRTMSRDHGWCPDVMARKKALPLHDVHASPRFSGNHVVDAVGIRSYFGAPLVHDSGTVLGTVCVIDPEKRPLSEARRLRDIVINAGAQVMDHMVRAPVR, from the coding sequence ATGTCACATCACCCCAACCCCAACCCCTACCTCGCATCGCCGACCGCCCCACCCGCACTGTCCCTGCCGCGACGCGGCACGCGGGACGCCGCCCGCGGGCTGATCACCCCGCCCGCCACCGCCGTCACCGGGCCACAGACCCAGCAGGCACCGGAGCTGGCGCAACGGTACGAGCTGCTCAACCGCCTGGGCGTGCCTACCGTGGCGAGCGAGGACTTCGACGACCTGGCCCGCGACATGGCCGCCAAGGCCGGGTTCCTGTACGGGTTCGTCAATCTCTTCCTGGAGGAGCAGACCTTCGTCGGGCTGCACCAGCCGCCGGCGGACAGCGGGTACTTCATCGTCGGCCGAACCATGAGCCGCGACCACGGCTGGTGCCCGGACGTCATGGCCCGCAAGAAGGCTCTCCCGCTGCACGACGTGCACGCCAGTCCGCGCTTCAGCGGCAACCACGTGGTCGACGCCGTCGGGATCCGCTCCTACTTCGGCGCCCCGCTCGTCCATGACAGCGGCACCGTGCTGGGCACGGTGTGCGTCATCGACCCCGAGAAGCGCCCCCTGAGCGAGGCCCGACGGCTCAGGGACATCGTCATCAACGCCGGTGCCCAGGTGATGGACCACATGGTCCGCGCCCCCGTCCGCTAG
- a CDS encoding sensor histidine kinase, translating into MPDSAFPARPAATGHRRRRPPIDAFTLHRVRRAVALPLVLLAALLGAAFPLWSVSAVGPGWLLACLVCGLAGVATAAARGARTAAGAVQATAEEDWAAALAAVAGAAAAVEKSVQWSADELCRGGRPPLPDLQAPTSAGPNAEINTALSALQVQAIASLIRVHDESQSVVLLEVLRRLAMREHALVGKALQALSELEMLTDDPELLAKIFEIDHLVTRMRRQVESTAVLGGQSLRSVRRPVPVATALRGAVSEVVQYPRVSVAAGSVGAELGLPGHVGPDLTHLLAELIENACECSDPATKVMVRAQRVANGLAVEVEDRAIPMHPQTRAQMNHLLKAPDEVDVSGQVRAGQLGLLVAAKIAQSHGLSVLLQENVTGGTTALVVIPARLLVAIPSVDDATARPQGARPSAPPQQVAAASAVPTAGQVTHPGNVGAPGAVEAGHSADAPALPTRRRQSGSFRPSREREQAPVTGATPGLAAAFRNGIQAGGRAGSSTASAEQPAP; encoded by the coding sequence ATGCCTGACAGCGCCTTCCCGGCACGGCCGGCCGCTACCGGCCACCGCAGACGGCGGCCTCCGATCGACGCGTTCACGCTGCACCGTGTCCGCCGCGCCGTGGCATTGCCCCTGGTGCTGCTAGCCGCGCTGCTGGGTGCCGCCTTCCCCCTCTGGTCGGTGTCCGCCGTAGGCCCCGGGTGGCTCCTGGCCTGCCTGGTCTGCGGACTGGCCGGGGTCGCCACGGCGGCGGCTCGCGGAGCGCGTACGGCGGCAGGGGCCGTGCAGGCGACCGCGGAGGAGGACTGGGCAGCGGCACTGGCAGCGGTTGCGGGGGCAGCGGCGGCTGTCGAGAAGTCGGTGCAGTGGTCGGCGGATGAGCTGTGCCGCGGGGGACGCCCGCCGCTGCCGGACCTGCAGGCGCCAACGTCGGCCGGTCCGAACGCCGAGATCAACACGGCGTTGAGTGCCCTCCAGGTGCAAGCCATCGCGTCGCTGATACGGGTGCACGACGAGTCCCAGTCCGTCGTCCTCCTGGAAGTGCTGCGCCGTCTGGCCATGCGCGAGCACGCCCTGGTCGGCAAGGCGCTTCAGGCACTGAGCGAGCTGGAGATGCTGACCGACGACCCGGAGCTACTGGCCAAGATCTTCGAGATCGATCACCTCGTGACGCGGATGCGTCGCCAGGTCGAGAGCACTGCGGTACTGGGCGGCCAGTCCCTGCGCAGCGTGCGCCGGCCCGTTCCCGTCGCGACGGCACTGCGCGGCGCCGTCTCCGAGGTCGTGCAGTATCCACGTGTGTCCGTCGCCGCCGGGTCCGTAGGCGCCGAGCTAGGTCTTCCCGGCCATGTGGGCCCGGACCTGACGCACCTGCTGGCCGAGCTGATCGAGAACGCCTGCGAGTGCTCCGATCCCGCGACGAAGGTGATGGTGCGTGCGCAGCGCGTGGCGAACGGGCTGGCGGTCGAAGTCGAGGACCGGGCTATCCCCATGCATCCACAGACGCGGGCACAGATGAACCACCTGCTCAAAGCCCCCGACGAGGTCGACGTCAGCGGCCAAGTCCGAGCCGGCCAGCTCGGCTTGCTGGTCGCTGCGAAGATCGCCCAGTCGCACGGGCTGTCCGTTCTCCTGCAGGAGAACGTGACAGGAGGCACCACCGCCCTCGTCGTCATCCCGGCACGGCTCCTCGTAGCGATTCCCTCCGTCGACGATGCGACCGCGCGACCCCAGGGAGCCCGCCCCTCCGCTCCGCCGCAGCAGGTCGCCGCGGCTTCAGCCGTCCCGACGGCAGGCCAGGTCACACACCCCGGCAATGTGGGGGCACCAGGAGCCGTAGAGGCGGGTCACTCTGCTGATGCGCCCGCTCTTCCCACGCGTAGACGTCAGTCCGGCTCGTTCCGTCCATCGCGCGAGCGGGAGCAAGCCCCCGTGACCGGGGCGACGCCAGGGCTCGCAGCCGCCTTCCGAAACGGCATCCAGGCCGGCGGGAGAGCCGGTTCTTCCACCGCTTCGGCAGAGCAGCCCGCGCCCTGA
- a CDS encoding GTP-binding protein: protein MLKVVIAGGFGAGKTTAVGAVSEIAPLSTEEYLTEASADVDSLAGIEAKQTTTVAFDFGRLSLPDAPVPLELFLFGTPGQDRFVDLWYDLSRGAVGAVVLVDTRRLESSFTPISFFEDIGLPFVVAINQFDGAHRYQPEQVRTALELPASVPVITCDARDPNHVAGVLLTLVGHAVKNASASRVHHTPTTTLQDA from the coding sequence GTGCTGAAGGTCGTGATCGCCGGGGGCTTCGGCGCGGGCAAGACCACCGCCGTAGGCGCCGTCAGCGAGATCGCGCCGTTGAGCACGGAGGAGTACCTGACCGAGGCGAGCGCAGACGTGGACAGCCTGGCGGGCATCGAGGCGAAGCAGACCACCACGGTCGCCTTCGACTTCGGCCGCCTCAGCCTGCCCGACGCGCCCGTACCCCTGGAACTGTTCCTGTTCGGCACGCCCGGCCAGGACCGGTTCGTCGACCTCTGGTACGACCTCTCCCGCGGCGCCGTCGGGGCGGTCGTCCTGGTCGACACCCGCCGTCTGGAGAGCAGCTTCACCCCCATCAGCTTCTTCGAAGACATCGGCCTGCCCTTCGTCGTCGCCATCAACCAGTTCGACGGAGCGCACCGTTACCAGCCCGAGCAGGTCCGCACTGCCCTCGAACTCCCTGCCTCCGTACCGGTGATCACCTGTGACGCTCGCGACCCGAACCACGTCGCCGGCGTCCTGCTGACCCTCGTCGGCCACGCCGTGAAGAACGCCTCCGCGAGCCGCGTTCACCACACGCCCACTACCACCCTCCAGGACGCCTGA
- a CDS encoding ATP-binding protein, which yields MTRLQEETPPGGGIRSFADVAGVSCARSVHEDRHSTSAMAGIPAASHGCQAAFPPDLAKVGEMRQTAGAFLRRCRVSEPVAAVVVLAVSELVTNAVIHGEGEVVLRITVAVDVVRVSVTDHHPAPAVLKEAGPDGESGRGIRLVDAISDAWESSGEETWCEFRYARAAG from the coding sequence ATGACCAGGCTCCAAGAGGAGACCCCGCCCGGCGGGGGCATCCGTAGCTTTGCCGACGTGGCAGGCGTGTCATGCGCGAGGTCGGTTCACGAAGACCGGCACAGCACATCGGCGATGGCAGGCATACCGGCGGCATCCCACGGCTGTCAGGCGGCCTTTCCCCCTGATCTCGCGAAAGTTGGGGAGATGCGGCAGACAGCCGGGGCGTTCCTGCGGCGGTGCCGTGTTTCCGAGCCGGTGGCAGCAGTCGTCGTACTGGCCGTCTCGGAGCTGGTCACCAACGCCGTGATTCACGGTGAGGGAGAAGTCGTGCTCCGGATCACGGTGGCCGTCGACGTGGTGCGCGTCTCGGTCACCGATCACCATCCGGCCCCAGCTGTACTCAAGGAAGCCGGACCCGACGGTGAATCCGGTCGCGGGATCCGGCTTGTCGATGCGATCTCAGACGCGTGGGAGAGCAGCGGCGAGGAGACGTGGTGTGAGTTCCGGTATGCGAGGGCTGCGGGTTGA
- a CDS encoding DUF6415 family natural product biosynthesis protein, whose translation MRLSLDPRRSDSQIGGGRGRRESATVVLAPERDHVVAASETVTLVLGEDSPLPENAADVEDLVRLLRGHVAQLGARTAVGSPVLVRAQRLCSESIPEGYMPSRVYLVKLAEATRELMAHVERGGPGPNRAKRGRRWRKPQINALRGAVFAVALACLVFAASVPRT comes from the coding sequence ATGCGCCTTTCGCTGGACCCTCGCCGAAGCGACAGCCAGATCGGAGGCGGGCGCGGGCGGCGAGAGTCCGCCACCGTGGTGCTGGCGCCAGAGCGCGATCACGTGGTTGCCGCGTCGGAGACGGTAACGCTCGTGCTGGGCGAGGATTCACCGCTGCCCGAGAACGCTGCCGATGTGGAGGACCTCGTTCGGCTTCTGCGCGGTCATGTCGCCCAGTTGGGAGCACGGACCGCTGTGGGCAGCCCCGTCCTGGTGCGAGCGCAACGGCTCTGCTCCGAAAGCATTCCCGAGGGCTACATGCCGAGCCGGGTGTACCTGGTCAAGCTCGCCGAAGCCACCCGGGAGCTGATGGCACACGTGGAACGGGGCGGTCCCGGGCCGAATCGAGCGAAGCGCGGGCGGCGCTGGCGGAAGCCGCAGATCAACGCGCTGCGCGGGGCGGTCTTCGCCGTCGCCCTGGCCTGTCTGGTCTTCGCCGCTTCGGTACCGCGGACATGA